A genome region from Glycine max cultivar Williams 82 chromosome 5, Glycine_max_v4.0, whole genome shotgun sequence includes the following:
- the LOC100775860 gene encoding BTB/POZ domain-containing protein NPY4, with protein sequence MKFMKLGSKPDSFQNDGDNIRYVATELATDIVVNVGNVKFYLHKFPLLSRSTCFQKLITNANEENNDEVHIHDIPGGPAAFEICAKFCYGMTVTLNAYNVVAARCAAEYLEMYETVEKGNLIYKIEVFLNSSIFRSWKDSIIVLQTTKSLLPWSEELKLVSHGIDSIATKASIDTSKVEWSYTYNRKKLPSENSNDPHFNSVRKQQLVPKDWWVEDLCELQLDLYERVITTILTKGNVSGSVIGEALNAYASRRMPGFNKGVIQGGDNVKNRLLLETIIRILPLDVGSASFSFLGKLLRVAIQLECEELERSKLIRRIGMCLEEAKVSDLLIRAPVGDAVFDVDIVQRLVEEFLACDQHVQTDTLLDDEFQETRSPGMVSESSKAKVAKLVDGYLAEIARDPNLPLSKFVNLAELVSSFPRAFHDGLYRAIDMYLKEHPGISKSEKKRICRLMNCRKLSAEACMHAVQNERLPMRVVVQVLFFEQLRATTSSGGNGTPDHSGSIRASLPGGSHGSSRSEEEWEAVGTMEDIKSLKGELIALKLSGGTRGASSRSNNNDSSKGNSESVAASKMKGLVSKKIISKIWSSKERSGELSSSDTSESPASTVVEETKSTPSRSRRHSLS encoded by the exons ATGAAGTTTATGAAACTTGGATCTAAGCCAGATTCTTTTCAGAATGATGGGGATAATATCAG GTATGTGGCAACTGAGTTGGCAACTGACATAGTTGTTAATGTTggaaatgtaaaattttatctCCATAAG TTTCCTCTTTTGTCAAGAAGCACGTGCTTCCAAAAACTGATTACAAACGCTAATGAGGAGAACAATGATGAAGTTCACATCCATGACATTCCTGGTGGACCTGCTGCTTTTGAAATATGTGCTAAGTTCTGCTATGGTATGACAGTCACTCTTAATGCATACAATGTCGTTGCAGCTCGCTGTGCAGCAGAATATCTTGAGATGTATGAAACtgttgagaaaggaaatctTATCTACAAGATTGAAGTCTTCCTCAACTCCAGCATTTTCAGGAGTTGGAAAGACTCGATCATCGTTCTTCAAACTACCAAGTCTCTTCTTCCATGGTCTGAGGAACTTAAGTTAGTGAGCCATGGTATTGACTCCATTGCTACCAAGGCTTCAATTGATACATCAAAGGTGGAGTGGTCATACACCTATAACAGGAAAAAGCTACCATCTGAAAATAGTAATGATCCTCACTTCAATAGTGTGAGGAAACAACAATTGGTTCCAAAGGACTGGTGGGTGGAGGACCTTTGTGAGCTCCAACTTGATCTCTATGAACGGGTTATAACAACAATTTTAACCAAAGGCAATGTTTCTGGTTCTGTAATTGGAGAAGCTCTAAATGCTTATGCCTCAAGAAGGATGCCTGGCTTCAACAAGGGTGTGATCCAAGGAGGAGACAATGTAAAGAATAGATTATTGTTGGAGACCATAATCCGAATATTACCTTTGGATGTGGGCAGTGCCTCTTTCAGTTTCTTGGGGAAGTTATTAAGGGTAGCTATTCAGTTGGAATGTGAAGAGTTGGAGAGATCTAAACTGATTAGGAGAATAGGTATGTGCCTTGAGGAGGCTAAGGTGTCTGATTTATTAATTCGCGCCCCAGTTGGTGATGCAGTTTTTGATGTTGATATTGTGCAAAGGCTAGTAGAAGAGTTTCTAGCATGTGATCAACATGTTCAGACGGATACTCTGTTGGACGATGAATTTCAGGAGACAAGAAGCCCTGGGATGGTATCGGAATCTTCGAAGGCAAAGGTTGCAAAACTGGTGGATGGATACCTTGCTGAGATTGCACGTGATCCAAATttacctctttcaaaatttGTTAATCTTGCTGAATTAGTATCAAGCTTTCCAAGAGCATTTCATGATGGCCTTTATCGTGCGATTGACATGTATTTAAAG GAGCACCCTGGAATCAGCaaaagcgaaaagaaaagaatatgcAGGTTGATGAACTGCAGGAAGTTGTCAGCAGAGGCTTGCATGCATGCTGTGCAGAACGAGCGGCTTCCCATGCGCGTTGTTGTGCAGGTCCTCTTCTTTGAACAGCTGAGAGCTACAACATCATCAGGAGGCAACGGAACACCGGATCATTCCGGCTCTATCAGGGCCTCTCTTCCCGGTGGATCTCATGGGAGTTCAAGGTCGGAAGAGGAATGGGAAGCCGTGGGAACGATGGAAGACATAAAATCTCTGAAAGGGGAGCTTATTGCTCTGAAATTATCAGGAGGAACAAGGGGAGCCAGCAGCAGAAGCAACAACAATGACAGTAGTAAAGGCAATTCTGAGAGTGTTGCTGCTAGTAAAATGAAAGGTCTCGTGTCGAAGAAGATAATCTCCAAGATTTggtcaagcaaagaaagaagtGGTGAGCTAAGTAGCTCTGATACATCAGAGAGCCCTGCTTCTACGGTTGTAGAGGAAACAAAATCTACTCCATCTAGAAGTAGGAGGCATTCATTGTCTTAG